The genomic window AGCAGAGTTTAATACTCTACTTGATACATATCTACCCAAACTAGGTTCTCAACACCGGACTCGGATTATAGAAGCAGCAGCGATTGCTTTTTATCATCAACAAACTGATTGGCCAGTGGTGCAAACTCTCGTTTGTGATGATGCTCCTCAGTTCAAATTACTGACTGATAATATCGCTTTGTGTTGGGTGCATGAAGGACGACATTACAAAAAGTTGACCCCTTATGTTGCTTGTCACCAAAAAGCTCTTGATAAATTCCTGGATGATTTCTGGGATTACTACCGAGACTTGCTGGCTTACAAAGATGCACCCAGTCAACAGATGGCAGAAAAACTCCGGTCTGAGTTTTGGAAACTTTTCGATACTCAAACCGGTTATCAACAGTTGGATGAGCGAAAACAATTAACGCTGCTGAAAATTTCGGAGTTGCTTTTAGTCTTAGAGCATCCTGAATTACCTTTGCATAATAATCCGGCGGAGTTAGCTGCTAGGACAATGGTGCAACGGCGTAATATTAGTTATGCCACTCAAACTCTAGAAGGTACTCAGGCTTGGGATACTTTTATGTCTCTTGTTGCTACTACTCGTAAGTTGGGAATTAGCTTTTTTGAGTATATCCGTGACCGGATTTCTCAGGTTGGGAATATTCCTTCTTTAGCAACTATTATTCAGGAAAAATCTGCTCTCAATCCTTTTGGTTTTTCATTGATGACTGAAGAACTCCTTACCCCGGAATATTGAGGGGATACCCTTCAAAGACTTTTTTACGCACACACATATTTTGCGTTACTTAATTTATTTGAAGTAACAATTATTTACATTTATTAAGAAAAATTATGCAGTTTGCATAACTTACAACTTACTTTTAGCTGCTTCTTGTTGCGCTGTCTCACTATATTTTCTATAAAGTTGTGTACGAATTTTCGCTTCTTGATAGCGACTGTAATCTGGTGATACTCCTGCCATTAAATCAGAAGCTCTTTGCCACATAGCGGCTAGTTCCAACCATTGTGTTGAAGTTGTAGCTGTTTTACCCGCAGCAGAAGCTTGATTAGCAATTCGTACTGCTTCGGCGAAGGAATCTTCAGATTTATCGCTTGTTGATTTCGTCTGGCTAGTATTACCTATAGCAGAATTACGGCTATTTTCTAGTTGCACCAAATTTTTCACTTGTTCGCCAAATTGGGCAGAAATTATCCAACCTAGTGATAACAATAAGCAAAAACCTAGTGCTGATTGCCATTTAAATTTTGATAATTTTCTGGGTTTATCCTTGTGAGTCAGTGGTGATAACTCAGGTAAATTATGTTGTCCGAGTTCTTGCGCTGCTTGAAAATCTTTAATTAATTGCTGGACAACATTTGGTTGAGCCAGGGTAATTTCTTGTGACCAGAGTAATTGATTTTCGCGCTCAATTTCTGTCAACCACAATAATTGCTGTTCCCGAACAATCCGACTATTAATATTGACGCGGCGAATATTGCGCGGTGCAATGGATTCAAGGATTTGTTGGATTTGTTCTACTAGGCTAGATTGCTCAAGTAGCTCTACTTTAGCCGCCTCACACAACAGTTGTAAGATACCATCGGCAAAAATAGCCCTGATTCTCACACCAGACTTAGTGAGGTTGTCGTTTAATAGTTGAATAATCGCTGCAACGCTACCTTGATGTGCTTGCCAAGCGATATCGTTGATCCGATCTACCATTTGATATGTATTTATGACTTTTTAACCCTGATTTTTTAACTGAATTATAAATTAAGGCTGCTGTTCTACTGAACTTTACCTTGTCTTCGATTTTACGGTTAAAAAGATCAGGTTGCCACATAAAATCTTAAAAATCTTGCCTCTCTCTACTGAGTGCTGAGTGCTGAGTGCTGTTAGCGGTAGCGCGGCGTTTAGCCGGTGCTAAAACAGGGCATATCGCGTTTATACAGGGATGAGCGATCGCTTGCGTAGTTTTAACCCTGTCAGTAGAGATATTGCGATCGCCATGACTCTAACATGACACTCCTCAGTTAGATTAGCTGACTATATTTTAAGGTTAAAATAATCAAGCCTTGGAGAAAGTCCAATCATCAAGCAGCCCATAGCCCCCTCGAACAGATAACATCTATATATGAACGCTACACAAGAACAACTAAAGGTAAAACTTGAGCAGGCTTTGGTCGCTGCTTTTGGGGATGAGTACGCCGGAGTAGATCCGATTTTAGTTGCTGCTAGCAATCCTAAATTTGGTGATTATCAAGCCAACGTGGCGTTGTCGCTGAGTAAGAAATTAGGACAGCAACCAAGAGCGATCGCCTCTGCTATTGTAGAAAAATTAGATATCTCCGCAATCTGTGAAACTCCAGAAATCGCGGGGCCTGGTTTTATCAATCTCAAACTTAAAACAGCATACCTAGAAGCACAACTGAACGCTATTCATGCAGATTCTAGGTTGGGTGTTCCCACAGCAAAATACCCACAACGGGAAATCGTCGATTTTTCTAGTCCGAATATAGCCAAAGAAATGCACGTCGGACACTTGCGTTCTACCATCATCGGTGATTCCATCGCCCGTATTCTGGAATTTCGCGGACATGATGTATTGCGGTTAAATCATGTGGGTGATTGGGGTACGCAATTTGGGATGTTAATTACCTACCTGCGGGAAGTCTATCCAGAAGCCTTAACAACTGCAAATGCTTTAGATATCGGTGATTTAGTCAGTTTTTACCGCAAAGCCAAACAAAGGTTTGATGCAGATGAAGTCTTCCAAGAAACAGCACGCCAGGAAGTTGTCAGATTGCAAGCCGGCGCAGAAGATACTCTCCATGCTTGGAAATTGTTGTGTGAACAATCTCGCCAAGAGTTTCAAATAATTTATGACTTGCTAGATGTCAAATTAACTGAACGCGGCGAATCTTTTTACAATCCCTTACTATCAACAGTTGTAGAAAAATTAGATAAATCCGGTTTATTAGTAGAAAATCAAGGTGCAAAATGCGTTTTTTTAGATGGCTTCACTAATAGAGAAGGTGAACCTTTACCCTTGATTGTACAAAAATCGGATGGTGGTTATAATTACGCGACAACTGATTTAGCTGCACTAAGTTACCGGATTCAACAAGATGAAGCCAAACGGATAATTTATGTCACCGATGCGGGACAAGCCAACCACTTTACCCAATTCTTTCAAGTAGCGCGTAAAGCCGGATGGATTCCTGATGATGTGGAATTGGTTCATGTTCCTTTCGGTTTGGTGTTGGGGGAAGATGGGAAGAAATTTAAAACCCGTTCGGGTGATACTGTCAGGTTACGGGATTTGTTAGATGAAGCAATTTCTCGCTCTCATGCAGACTTAGCAGCTAGATTGAAAGAAGAAGAACGCCAAGAAACTGACGAATTTATCAACAAAGTTGCTGAGGTCGTTGGTATCAGTGCAGTCAAATACGCTGATTTGAGTCAAAACCGCACCAGTAACTATATTTTTAGCTATGACAAAATGCTGGATCTCAAAGGTAATACTGCACCCTATATGTTGTATGCTTATGCCCGGATTCAAGGGATTAGCCGCAAGGGTGAGATTAACTTTGCAGAGTTGGGAGATAATGCCAAAGTCATATTGCAGCATGAAACGGAATTTGCATTGGCTAAATTCTTGCTGCAACTAGGTGAGGTTATTAGCACTGTAGAGCAAGATTTATTACCGAATCGTTTATGTGAATATCTCTACGAGCTAAGTAAAAAGTTTAATGTGTTTTATGACCGCAATCAGGGGGTACAAGTATTGAACGCAGAAGAACCATTGCGGACTTCCCGTTTAGTTCTGTGTGATTTGACAGCGAGAACCTTGAAACTAGGCTTATCTTTGTTGGGGATTCAAGTATTAGAGAGAATGTAATTGTGCATGATGCGATCGCTGGTAAACTCAAAAAATCAGAGCGATCGCACTCAATAATGTAATTGTCATATCACATATAAATATGCTAAAGCTGCTCCAATGGTGGAGAAAAAAAATATTTAAATTATTGGCAAGTCTGATATTTTATACTACTATTCCTTTGCCTTACATCCAGGATTTAGAGTTTCACTCCGTAGCACATTTTGCGCCTTTTGTGGGATTAGTGATTGGCGGAAGTTTAGGATTACTTGATATAGGAATGAGTTATTTGGGTGTACCAATGCTCACTCGTAGTGCTTTAATAGTGGCTGTGTGGATGGGTATAACTGGCGGACTGCACCTAGATGGAGCGATGGATACGGCTGATGGTTTGGCTGGGGGTAATCCAGAACGACGACTGGAAGTAATGGCGGATAGTGCTACAGGTGCATTTGGTGCAATGGTAGCGATCGCCTTAATATTATTAAAAACGAGTGCTTTAACAGATATTACAGACAACCGTTGGCTAGTTTTAATGGCTGCTTGCGGCTGGGGACGTTGGGGACAACAGCTAGCAATTCTCCGCTATCCTTACTTAAAACCCACCGGTAAAGGTGCATTACATAAACAAGCAATCCGTTCCTACCGAGACTTACTCCCAGGACTGTTGTTAATGTTGGCTGTTAGTGGCTTAGTGTGGCTGCTAGATGGACACAGATTAGTTATACCAGTAGTAATGATGATAGCTGGGAGTGCGATCGCCACTTTCACAGGTGCTTGGTTCAACCACAAGTTAGGCGGACACACAGGCGACACCTACGGCGCAGTCGTAGAGTGGACTGAAGCTTTATTTCTTTGTGTTCTAACTACTATGTAATTCGTAATGGGCTGCGCCCCGCTACGCTAACGTAATTCGTAATTCGTAATTAAGTAGAGACGTGTTATTCGTAAAGAAAATACAATTTTATGTTTCTACTTAATTACTCAGCACTCAATACTCAGCACCGGCTAAACGCCGCGCTACCGCTAACAGCACTCATTACTCATTACTCATTACTCATTACTCATTACTCATTACTCATTACTCATTACTCATTACTCATTACTCATTACTCATTACTCATTACTCATTACTCATTACTCATTACTCAGCACTCAGCACTCATTACTCTACTTCATGGGTTGTAATTTCGTCACTTTTAATTTAAAAGCCCCAACTCCAGTTTCCCCAAAAGAACGGACACGAATAATAAAAGTCCCTGTTTCATTGATGCGGGTAAACAGTAGAGAATTACTAGTACCATCAGGCCCATCATCATTTTCTGCTAACGTCGAACCATCGGGTGCTAACAGTGTGATGATGCTGTCAAAACTATCTGAAGTTAAATCAATTGCTAAGTTATCACCCTTATTCAACTTCACCGCATAATCACGAGCAAATCCACCCTGCCCAGTAGGAATATCTTTTTCTGAAAGCGTATCACTAATTTCTTTAAAATCAGTTAATGGAATAGGACTATACAACTTATTGTTTTGAGCCAAAGTTGCTGTTGTTGTGATACCAATTACGAATAATGTGGCTGGAAATATGATGATTCTACTGAAATTTTTAATAATATCTCGACTGAGCATAGTAGGCGATGTTCCCAAAATAACAGGGTAGTTTGGTTAATTATAGATTTCTCAGAGATAGCTTGCCCATTAATTTTGAATGTCTTTGTATTTTACAGCAGTCGCAACTGCGGCTAACCCTAAAACTTTGATTCCAGATTGACGCAGTGTTTGCACAGCAGACTTTGCAGTTGCACCAGTTGTGTAAATGTCATCCACTAACAATACTGACGCTTTGGGGTAGAACTGGCGAAAATCTGACCCAATAGCAAAAGCTTCAGCCAAGTTTTTTTCTCGATCAGCTCCCGATAAACCAAACTGCGCTTCAGTCTCGCGCACTCTTATCAAACCATTTAGTTTCAATTTTAATCCAGTTGTTTGACAAAAGCTTTGGGCAATTAATGCCGCTTGATTGTAACCCCGTTGTTTTTGCTTACTGGCGTGCATAGGAATTGGTACGACTACAATTTTTTGCTCTTGATGAAGAGAATGTAATAACCAAGTGTCCCCTAGCCATTGTCCCAAAGGTCGAGCGATTTGAGGTTGATGATCATATTTCATCACAGCGATCGCGCGTTTGATCACCCCACCATACATCCCCCAGCCAAATACAGGTATTGGCTGTTTCCATAAAGCTTGAGGCTGCTGGTGATGACATTTGTGTAACTGTCTAGTGCAGTTTTCACAAAACACACCAGATGTAGAACGTTGACACAAAGGACAGTTAGATTGCAAAAATAAGTCCAGAAACCCTTTGAGCATTATTTTACAGCCTCCCACCAGCACAGCAACGCACTAGCATCTTCTTCACTGTCACCTGTCCCCTGTCACCTATCGAGGTATTTCACATAAACGCGATCGCAGCGTAAAGTTTCCACCCCTGTAGCTGGCTGATAGCCGTTGTGTTCATACAGCTTGACTGCTTCTACCAATACACTGGCGGTTTCAATCCAAATTTGTTCAAAACCACGACTAGCGATCGCTGCTTCTAACTGTTGTAACAAATATTTCCCTAATCCTAAACCCCTAACACTGGGTAAAAGATACATTTTCCTGATTTCAACGGACTTTTCCGCCCGATGGTTGGGATAGTATGCCCCCGTACCAACTATTTGGCTTTGGTGTTCAATTACCCAAAACTCGCCACCTGTGGCTAAGTAACATTCTTCCACTTCCAGCACATCGCGGTCAGCACCTTTAGGTTCCCAACCCAAACCGTATTCTGATAATACGTAACTGATGACGGCGGCGACTTTAGTGCGATCGCTTTTTTGCCAGTTACGAATTAAGAAGTCTTTGTAGTGGCTGTTCATTACCGTTTGTGGGTCAGGTTTGTACGGAAAAGTTTTCTGGATTTATTCCCGAATTTACCCAGCGTATAGCTTCTCTAGCTGATTCTAACTCAGGTCACACTCTCAAAGCATGAATTATGCCCCTGTTTGGAGGTAGACTACAGAAGAAAATCCCCAAAAAAAATTTAGATACAGCAGAAGTACAGCATCTCATTAAATTAACAGCAAATTCTCTGCGTACCTCCGCGCTTACCTCTCTTTCCCTCTGCGTTTAAATTTCCACCCTCAATTCCCCACCCAGTAAAACCCTAATTCAAGCTGCTCATATTGCTAAAAATTTCTATCAAATTACCATCAGGATCACGAAAATGGGCTGTTCTTAATCCCCATTCTGGACGATCCATTGGTTGAGTCACAATGATGGCATTCTTTTCTTTGAGATGATAATACAACTCATCTACATTATCTACTGCAAACACCAAAGCCATTTTGTTTTGGCACTCAATCGCTGAAGGTTGATAAGCACTAGGAATTGCTTCCGCCATTAACTCTTTTCTAAACAAAGCCAGCTTGACACCATCCCCGGTATGCAACTCAGCGTAACCGCTATTTTCATCACCCCAATCAATAACAAATCCCAGCGCATCGCGGTAGAACAAAAAACAGTCTCTGTAGTTGGAGACAAGTAACCTAATATGTGTTAACTGTAGGAACATAAATAACGTGTGATTCTATTAACTATGAATTCTCGGTTCTGGATGTAAATGTGCGAGTAACTCGCTTTCAACTATTGATAATTCATCTAGCCGTTCGGTGACAATTTCTCGGTCAAAATAAGTATCAGCTAAAACCCAATAAATACCGAAATGTCGCGCTTCTGATGCCATTAAACTTTTATAAAACTTAGCTAATTCTAAATCAGGACAGTGTATAGCTAATAGTCCTAAGCGTTCGTGACTACGTGCTTCAATTAAGCCAGTTACGAGTAAGGAATCTAAAAACCGTTCTGGTTCTTGAGGACGCACAGCAGCTTTCAACCCCGCACCGTAGGGAGGTGGTGGTAAGGGTGCTAGAGGGATATTTCGCTTTTCTAGCCACTGATTCACCAAGTCAAAATGTTCGAGTTCTTCACGGGCGATCGCAGTTAATTCTCTCACCATTTTAGTATTAGAAGGATAGCGAAACATAAAGTTTAACGCCACCCCAGCCGCTTTGCGTTCACAGTGGGAATGATCAAGCAAAATGATGTCTAAATTAGAAATCGCTTGTTCTACCCAAGCATCACTCGTTGGTTGCTTGAGTGCATTGATAGTTGATAACACGGAAGTAACCACAGGGCAAAAAAATTAAAGAAAATTGACATGGTGCTGAGTATCCCAGCAAATTGATCTTAATGTGACTGGCGATACTTTTACTTGTTTCTTTAATAAACTGCAAAAACTTGTTTAAGCAAAAGCGTTTGCGTTCCGCATCGTAGCATAACATCACCATCCAATCTGTGACAAAATAGTTTTGTTGTCTTAGAGTCAGACTTGTTGCTACAGTTTGGATGAATATGGCGCGATGATTGATGATACCAGTAACTATGCAATCAGTTGGTGCTGAGTTCTTACCTATTCTGCCTCTTACACTATAAATAAGTAAATCACCAGAATGCAGGAAAATACTTACCTCATAGCACAATTGTTGCTCTGTTGAATCAGATCCAATTGAACTAATTTAGGGGAAATTCCTCAACATCCTGGTGCTTTTCTAGCGGTAGTTCCGCTATTAGGGTAAAAGTAAAGGGTTTTGAAAGCATATAACAGCTATTGGAAATTTATTGTATCAACACACACATTTTATTGAGGATTTTGAATCCGTAAGTACCGTTTCATCTTTTGGGAATCAAAAAACATTATTAAGATATATAATCTTGATATTAAGAGAGTTATAGATTTGAAATTTTCTATATATGTTTGAATTTACTAACAAAAATCTGTGATAAATCTCCGAAATATCCAAATCCATAAAGTAAATGAATTACCAGGTTTACTTTAGCTCGATATATCATTAAAATAATCTCAGCAAAAAATTCGCAGAACTTTACATGGACTGGATTACCCTACTGCGATCGCTACAGTCTGATTTTATTAAAAGATTATCATCTGGTTGTTTACTTCATTGTGAAAATGAAGGTCAATATAGTGAATTGACAATTATTTCCGGTGAGAGATTAAAAGCCTTACGGAATTTTTGTTGGCAGATGGCGGAAAAATATAAGCGCGTTTCGCCAGTCCGGGATGTTTTTATTAGCTACCTCAAGGGAAAATTGGGTGAGGAAGTTGTTAAAGAGCGTTTAGCTGATTTTATTACAGAAGTAGACTATGAAAAGCGATTTGGTGGTGATGGGAAGATAGATTTTACTCTCACGGCCGATCCTTCTCTTGGTGTTGAGGTAAAATCTCGTCATGGCAGTATTGATCGAGTGAGATGGTCAGTTAGTTCTGAAGAAGTTGAAAAAAATGCCGTGGTAGTTTGCATTTTAATTCAAGAAGCTGTGCATGAAGCACAATCAGAATATCACTTGTTATTAGCTGGGTTTCTTCCCACACGGATGATTAAATTGAAAACCGGCAGCATATCTTTCGGGATAGATCAATTGTTATATGCTGGTGGCTTATATTGTTATTTGGAACAGTTACAATCTACTAACAATAATTATGTTGTCCAGCAAAAAAAATTGGTAAGCAAACAGCCAAGATTGTTATTCCCAATCGATACAAATAAAGTAAATGTTAATCATCCTGAAATATACAATTATAGAGAGTTACCCATAGATTATAAACAACTGGGTGATGAATGTTTTAGTAAAGGAGAATATGCTGCGGCTATTAGCAACTATAGTCAAGCTTTAAAATTGAATATGCAAAATACAGAATTATATTATAAACGGGGGTTAGCTTATGATCAATTAGGAGATTATAAAAAAGCGATCGCAGATTATTCTCAAGTCATTAATATAAATATAGATGATGCTAAAGCTTACCATCAGCGTGGTTTGGCTTTATCTAAACTGGGAGCTTATGAAGCGGCAATTGATGATTATACCCAGTCAATCAGAATTAATCCTCATGCTGCTATCGCTTATAAAAACCGTGCAGAAGCACGCTCTTGCTTAGGAGATAATCAAGGAGCGATTGAAGATTATAATCAGGCGATTAAAATTAATCCTCAATATGGGGATATAAATAAAAATCGTGATATGGCTCGTTATATTGTCGGCAATCAGCCGGGATTTAATCAAGCAATGCAGCTTAACCCTAACGATGCCAATGCTTACAAGAATCGTGGTAATGCTCGTGCGGATATTGGAGACTACCAAGGTGCGATCGCAGATTATACTCAAGCAATACAGATAAATCCCCATCTGGCCGATGTCTATTATAACCGGGGTAACGTGCGTTGTGATGTAGGCGACGAAGAAGGCGCGATCGCAGATTACACCCAGGCAATACAAATTAATGCTAATTATGCAGATGCGTATTATAACCGAGGTAATATCTATGCTGGCATGAAAAATCTACAAGCGGCAATTACAGATTTTCAAAAAGCAGCAAATATCTATCGTCAAGAAGGGAATTTAGCAGCACTCAAAGATACAAAAGACAGAATCTTAGAGTTAGAAATAATAGAATCAATCGATATATTAAATTTTTAGTTAAAAAAACCACCCCACCAAACCTAGGTTTTATCTCGCTTCCCCGTTTACCCATCGTATTTTTTCACTCATCCGTAATTTCAGCCAAAAAATGGGAAATACAAGTTAAGTATTCCATTAAAAATAGGTCTGACAAAATGATTTTGAGTTTAAAAAATCTTAGCAACGTCTGTGCAGTAGGTTTATTGCTTGGTGCTAGCAGCTTTCATCAATTAGCTATAGCTAATACAAACAATCAAATGCAACCATTAGCACAACAGCAAATTAAAACTACTAATTCTCAGATACACCCAGTATTTAAGATTATTCTGCCCAAATTAAAGCAAAAAAGCCAGATTAAAATCTTATTACCAAAATATATTCCTGAATCTGACGGCACAAACCCAATTTACGCCATTCTAGAAACTGCTACAGCCAAAAAATATGAAATTCTCCTAGGTTTTACTCCTGACTGCACAGGTGGAACAGCTTGCCGTTTGGGTGTAGTTTCTGCTGAAGCCGTCACCCGCAAAACACCCCGCCTCACTGGTAAACGTGTCATTTTAGCTAAGGGTATTACTGGCTATTTTGTAGATTTTCGTTGTGGTGCTAATTGCTCAGATGCTACCCTAACTTGGCGACAAAAGGGTGTGCAATATGCTCTTGGGTTGAAAGCTGGTAAACGTGAGTATTTAATCAAAATGGCTAACTCTGCCATTAGTCTATAGATTCAGGGTGTAGGGGTGTAGGGGTGTAGGGGTGTAGGGGAAAATGCCACAACTAAATATGAAAGGTCAAACAAGACCAATTAGTGAGCTATGGGACGGGATTGATGTAGAGTAATGATGCGGTTTCAATTCGGTTTTCCGATGAGTTTGAGGGAGAACTTTACAAACTCTCAAAAAGATTTCGCAATATTCGCTATATTATCGCTGCTTTTTATAATGGGGAAGGTTAAAACTGGCATATTTTTCATGTAGGGTGTGTGACGCTGCAAAAGTATTTAAACGTAGTCATGAGACTGATAGCGTCACGCACCAACTTTCGATTGTGACACTTGCGTAAGTCCTGTAAAAAATAAATTATCCGCAATTGATGGTTGGGTAGGGTGCGTCAGTGAGATAGAACCTAACTATACTCAGAAATTATTCATACTGACGCACCCTACAGTTTAGATATTTTTTATCTGGAAGTCCCTTATCATTAGCTACAAGGTAGAAATCTAAGTATCTGGGAATGTGAGGAATGTCAAATCTGGTTAAACGTAAATCCCGTAACCGCCAACTCAAACGCCGTCCTTTAGGATTAATCTTCACCATTTTGGCTTGGAGTTTGGTGATGGGTTGGCTATTAGCCTTAGCCACTAGCGCGCAAAGTGCCACCCCTGTATCAGAGATTGGTACAGTTGATGTAGTTCCCGCGAGATACCAACTAGGACAGGAATTATATCTAGAAAATTGCGCTAGTTGTCATATTGCTCTGCCGCCTGCGGTTTTACCCACCCAAACCTGGAAAAACCTCCTAGAAGACTCACAGCATTATGGTGTAACTCTCCAACCACTATTAGATCCCAGTCGTACCCTAGTTTGGAGATATCTTTCTACTTTCTCACGCTCCCAGCTAAAAGACGAAGCAACACCCTACCGTGTGAATAATTCTCGCTATTTTAAAGCTTTACATCCTCAAGTTGATTTACCACGTCCTTCGCAAATCAGTAGTTGTGTCAGTTGTCATCCCAGTGCTAAGGAGTATAATTTTCGCCGCCTGAGTCAAGATTAGACACCAAGTTAGCTTTTCCACATAACCTAAAAAGTCAGTTCAACAGAACATTTATTGCGAATTGGTTTTATAATCCCCCACTTTACCCAAAAGTCGGGGATTATAAAGTATATGGAGTAATCAAACTTAAAATTAGCTATTTTTCTCTCTCATCGTTGTACATTCTTCTGGTCTTATCAATCATCACCACGGCTACCTTAGTCAAGTCACCTGTCGCACCATCAGGGATTTTACCCATGTTCTCTAGAGACACACTACCCAGTAAGAGTAATCCACTGAGTATAGTTGTGGTAAAATACACTTTGCGTGTTGTGTTGGCGTGACGAGTTGGATGTTCTTTCATTACCGCAAATTCCTTGTATTGCGATCGACCCCTTCACGTTCTCAAATGCTTCCAAAAACTCAAAAATCGGATCAGGATCTGATCAGGAGTTAATTGGGTCAGTTATATACAAATAGGCAATGACAAGAGAGAAA from Nostoc sp. UHCC 0870 includes these protein-coding regions:
- the argS gene encoding arginine--tRNA ligase, producing the protein MNATQEQLKVKLEQALVAAFGDEYAGVDPILVAASNPKFGDYQANVALSLSKKLGQQPRAIASAIVEKLDISAICETPEIAGPGFINLKLKTAYLEAQLNAIHADSRLGVPTAKYPQREIVDFSSPNIAKEMHVGHLRSTIIGDSIARILEFRGHDVLRLNHVGDWGTQFGMLITYLREVYPEALTTANALDIGDLVSFYRKAKQRFDADEVFQETARQEVVRLQAGAEDTLHAWKLLCEQSRQEFQIIYDLLDVKLTERGESFYNPLLSTVVEKLDKSGLLVENQGAKCVFLDGFTNREGEPLPLIVQKSDGGYNYATTDLAALSYRIQQDEAKRIIYVTDAGQANHFTQFFQVARKAGWIPDDVELVHVPFGLVLGEDGKKFKTRSGDTVRLRDLLDEAISRSHADLAARLKEEERQETDEFINKVAEVVGISAVKYADLSQNRTSNYIFSYDKMLDLKGNTAPYMLYAYARIQGISRKGEINFAELGDNAKVILQHETEFALAKFLLQLGEVISTVEQDLLPNRLCEYLYELSKKFNVFYDRNQGVQVLNAEEPLRTSRLVLCDLTARTLKLGLSLLGIQVLERM
- the cobS gene encoding adenosylcobinamide-GDP ribazoletransferase, which translates into the protein MLKLLQWWRKKIFKLLASLIFYTTIPLPYIQDLEFHSVAHFAPFVGLVIGGSLGLLDIGMSYLGVPMLTRSALIVAVWMGITGGLHLDGAMDTADGLAGGNPERRLEVMADSATGAFGAMVAIALILLKTSALTDITDNRWLVLMAACGWGRWGQQLAILRYPYLKPTGKGALHKQAIRSYRDLLPGLLLMLAVSGLVWLLDGHRLVIPVVMMIAGSAIATFTGAWFNHKLGGHTGDTYGAVVEWTEALFLCVLTTM
- a CDS encoding PPC domain-containing protein; protein product: MLSRDIIKNFSRIIIFPATLFVIGITTTATLAQNNKLYSPIPLTDFKEISDTLSEKDIPTGQGGFARDYAVKLNKGDNLAIDLTSDSFDSIITLLAPDGSTLAENDDGPDGTSNSLLFTRINETGTFIIRVRSFGETGVGAFKLKVTKLQPMK
- a CDS encoding ComF family protein; the encoded protein is MLKGFLDLFLQSNCPLCQRSTSGVFCENCTRQLHKCHHQQPQALWKQPIPVFGWGMYGGVIKRAIAVMKYDHQPQIARPLGQWLGDTWLLHSLHQEQKIVVVPIPMHASKQKQRGYNQAALIAQSFCQTTGLKLKLNGLIRVRETEAQFGLSGADREKNLAEAFAIGSDFRQFYPKASVLLVDDIYTTGATAKSAVQTLRQSGIKVLGLAAVATAVKYKDIQN
- a CDS encoding GNAT family N-acetyltransferase, with product MNSHYKDFLIRNWQKSDRTKVAAVISYVLSEYGLGWEPKGADRDVLEVEECYLATGGEFWVIEHQSQIVGTGAYYPNHRAEKSVEIRKMYLLPSVRGLGLGKYLLQQLEAAIASRGFEQIWIETASVLVEAVKLYEHNGYQPATGVETLRCDRVYVKYLDR
- a CDS encoding VOC family protein; translated protein: MFLQLTHIRLLVSNYRDCFLFYRDALGFVIDWGDENSGYAELHTGDGVKLALFRKELMAEAIPSAYQPSAIECQNKMALVFAVDNVDELYYHLKEKNAIIVTQPMDRPEWGLRTAHFRDPDGNLIEIFSNMSSLN
- a CDS encoding tRNA-(ms[2]io[6]A)-hydroxylase, whose protein sequence is MVTSVLSTINALKQPTSDAWVEQAISNLDIILLDHSHCERKAAGVALNFMFRYPSNTKMVRELTAIAREELEHFDLVNQWLEKRNIPLAPLPPPPYGAGLKAAVRPQEPERFLDSLLVTGLIEARSHERLGLLAIHCPDLELAKFYKSLMASEARHFGIYWVLADTYFDREIVTERLDELSIVESELLAHLHPEPRIHS
- a CDS encoding tetratricopeptide repeat protein, whose protein sequence is MDWITLLRSLQSDFIKRLSSGCLLHCENEGQYSELTIISGERLKALRNFCWQMAEKYKRVSPVRDVFISYLKGKLGEEVVKERLADFITEVDYEKRFGGDGKIDFTLTADPSLGVEVKSRHGSIDRVRWSVSSEEVEKNAVVVCILIQEAVHEAQSEYHLLLAGFLPTRMIKLKTGSISFGIDQLLYAGGLYCYLEQLQSTNNNYVVQQKKLVSKQPRLLFPIDTNKVNVNHPEIYNYRELPIDYKQLGDECFSKGEYAAAISNYSQALKLNMQNTELYYKRGLAYDQLGDYKKAIADYSQVININIDDAKAYHQRGLALSKLGAYEAAIDDYTQSIRINPHAAIAYKNRAEARSCLGDNQGAIEDYNQAIKINPQYGDINKNRDMARYIVGNQPGFNQAMQLNPNDANAYKNRGNARADIGDYQGAIADYTQAIQINPHLADVYYNRGNVRCDVGDEEGAIADYTQAIQINANYADAYYNRGNIYAGMKNLQAAITDFQKAANIYRQEGNLAALKDTKDRILELEIIESIDILNF
- a CDS encoding cytochrome C, encoding MSNLVKRKSRNRQLKRRPLGLIFTILAWSLVMGWLLALATSAQSATPVSEIGTVDVVPARYQLGQELYLENCASCHIALPPAVLPTQTWKNLLEDSQHYGVTLQPLLDPSRTLVWRYLSTFSRSQLKDEATPYRVNNSRYFKALHPQVDLPRPSQISSCVSCHPSAKEYNFRRLSQD